The Phoenix dactylifera cultivar Barhee BC4 chromosome 12, palm_55x_up_171113_PBpolish2nd_filt_p, whole genome shotgun sequence genome includes the window ATTGCAGCTGTAATAAGAGGAGTAGAAGATTTATGGGGAAATTATACTAATAGATTGCATCCAAGAGAGACAGTGCTGCAGCATGCATACCGAAGGGGAAGCTGATCTTATGCCATGAGGTAAAAAAGTCTTTCAGAGCCCTTGGAGAAGATGAATCGCTAGCAGAATCACAAGAATGCGTCCAAATGTGAAGTGCAGAGGGGCAGGAAATGAGTAGATGGTAAATTGACTCAGGGGACTCATCATAGAGGGGGCAGATCCCAGAGTCTTTACCAAGCTTCCTCGGTAAGATGTCTCGAGTTTTGAGTCTATTCAAAAGAGCCAACCAGAGAAAACCCTTAATTTTTGAGGGAATAGGAGATTTTCAAACCACTTTTGCAAGAGGCCATTTTATGCCTCCGTGTATCAGGAACTtacaggaggaagaagagaatagTCCATTGCTCTCCAGGAGCCAAGCTAGAGATTCTATCTGGATCTGAAGAGAAGATCAAACTGGTCGGCAAGGAGAGAAGGCGATCTCTCTGTTGCAAGCCTTCCGCAAAGAGACCGGAAAACCGCAGCCTCCAGCAGGAAGAGCTTGAGTGATAGCATGCGGCCACCAAGCATAACTTTCGCCTGTAAGCTTTGTAGAGCGCAGGGGAAAGGGTTTTGAGAGGGCCATTGCAGAGACAAGATCAAACCAAAAGGAGTTATCCAGTCCGTTTCCCACATGGAATATGCATTTATTCTAGAACATAATTTGCTCGGTTTCCGagagtgatttttttttgaaggaggAAGAGATTAACTTCCACCGGGTATCAGAATCTTTTTCAGGTACCGTCTTCACCATTTTGCATGGAGAGCCTGATTGAagaccttctttcaaaaaaataagatagtGGAAATCACGACGGCAGTGGAGTGGAGGATGCGAAGAAAAGTTGCCTACCGCActctaaaatttattattttttgatgttATTGGATATATCCATACTAAAACTATATGATTCATCGATTTtagtatattttaaaaaaaaagggggcaaTGTGTTTGCCCTGTCGACTAAAGAGCATGACCTATAAAAAGTAAGCAATGAAACATGAACAACTAGGAAAGTGGCTGATCAGTTGTTCCTCTGCATTGtttgtttatttgtttgtttgctttttcatctattagagttTGTTAATTGTGTTTCCTAATAGTCTCCctatcttttctttccttccaaaGGGTACCGATAACACGGACTAGAGCTTATTAATGACAATGGAGACAGCTGGGGTTATGGTTAGCTTTTATGGGTAGGATAAGACCTGAAGAAAACTCTTTAGATGGCTTCCAAATGGCATCAAAAGCAAAAGAGCCTCTATCGTCTCTTGGTTGATCGAAGGGACTTGCattgaaattaaaattttgacttCTGACTTTTGACTTTTGACTTCCAACTTTCCACATGGCACGAGCCTGCCTTTAATCGATAAGAGGCTCTCTGCCGAGTGGCAGATGGAAGGCTCGTGTTCCCCAGTGGGTTGCCGCGTCAATACGCTATGCGGAATTTTCTTCAGGTTTCATTTAATTGGATTAAGGTTGATGGTTGGCCTCCATATGCGAGCTTGAGATGAAGTTTTGGTGATGCGgtttccatctctctctttttaatgTTGGGGTAAAAGCCAGCCTTTGGCTAAACCGGCTTCGAGTCCTGTGGGTAGATCAGCGCTGGAATCGCCAATTGGGTTTGTCTCATCTTTTTTGCTGGTGAGAGACCACGAAGCACGCGACAAGGATAAATGCTTGCCAGCTACCATCAACAGCTGTTATTGTGTGAACAGTACTGGCGAAAGGAACACATCATACCCAGCAAGTAATGCTCGTGTAAAATAGAAATCTAAAGCAcataagaaaattcaaaaaaaaaaaaaagaaagatgaagagaagaaagaacagCCTCAATGACTCTCCAAAGAAACTCTTTCGAGTGATGCATAGTAAAAAAAGTGACCTAGTTAGCGATGTTATATGTTTTCCAAAAAACATGAGTAATCTAGAAAATGTTCCCTCCGAAAGCCTGCAATGTCCTGAAGTATAGCATTTCTATTTGACCACTGATTGGCCTTAGCTTAAGAAAAGCTCGGATTATACTCAGTTTTTAAAGCTAAACCAAATCTTGAGCCAGCAAATTAGGCTGCAAATGCACTGTTTATGAGCACTCCGGCTTAgcttgcaaattatttttttgagctTGCCTTGTCTAAAGCCTAAAAGATGAGCTGAGCTAAAATATTTTTCAGAGCTAGGCTTTATAAATAAGCCGAGCTTGAACATGTTTTGGCTTGGTtcgaaaatagaagaaatacaTGGCCTGGCTCGACTAAAGCTCGGCTTGAAGCTCAGCCAAACTGAGCTTGACTAAAAGAAAAGTCTAAAATGAGTTGTATAATTTTTTAATCAGATTTCTACAGACCGAGAAATGAGAggtttttctgcacctagaacTGATCCATGGCCATTGGACCTGGACGCCCCATATCCAAAATTTAAGATACGGATGGATTCAACATGAGTCCGAAATCAAAATGGAACTTCCGGTAGGGCAGGATATGAACCTCATAAAACAATTGAACTCCGTCTAAGAGCCTTAAAACTAGCACCTGGCAAGGAGCTGCATGAGGACCTGTACAGGCATGTGCTTAGTCCCATACTGGTTATTTGCCGGAAAGATCTTATATATTTATACAGaactaaaaaatcaaaaaaaaaatattttggataGTTCTTTCAGAGAAAGTTCtgaattgttataaatagtatcaaAACGGATCCAGCCTATGCCCCATGTGAACTAGGAAACACTACATCAATAGTTAATTAAGGTTTGCTATGGcccgatcgtggtatttgtgattataTTTAAATGAATTTGAACTTTTAACCTGACGAGAACATCGAAGGTTTGAATAGGAAGAGACTTGTGCGCTTAGTCTCATATTTTTATTCGGCTTGTAGGACTGCTTCCCCAAGGAAAGGTCAATGTCCCAAGCCCGGCCTCTAAGAATTTACTTGGGCCCAGCAAAGATCTGGCCCTATTTAGTTGATGGAAGTTGGACAGGGTTCAAGCTCGTCTCACTTATGCCTTGCATTAACTTATGTTATTAGATGAGTAGATTATTAGACCTTTCCAGCTTAATCTTGAACTTGAAGGGATCTCGACTTCATGCAAGATTTTACATCACAATGGTGGCACTTGGCAGCATACTTGTTCTAACTTTTGTTCCTACCATTCTTAATAGATTGGATGCATTTTGTTCCTCCGTGGATATAGTATATTTTGTTCCTCCGTGGATATAGTATATATTTGCATTGCGTAGTAGGTAACTCTTTTTCCTGCTTCCAGCTAAACTTTGAGTTAATGAGTTGAGCAAAATGTGGTTGGTACTCCGGCAAGTACGTAGTGCAAGTGAACTGCTGGACTGAAGTAAATGAGGAGCCAAAAACATAATTATTTCAATCAGTAAACTTGAAGATGAGAGGATGATTGATTGGCAGAAGTTATTATAAAAGAGGAACATTTGAAGCAACTCCAGGTAGATTGTTTACGCTCATATTTTCGGAAGAGATTCATGATTGTGATTTTCTAATGATCATGCATTCATACTTGAGAATTAACCATGGTATGTATATAACTGTTCGAGAATTGAAGGGGACAGAAGTCTTCCTAAATGCCTTTATGCCACATAAAAAGGCAAATGAGATAATGATACATCTTAGTCAACCTCCAAGATATAACAACCAAGGACCTTATTCAAAAAGATTAGTCAAAAAGTATTGTTTAGATTTCTTTGCCCTATATAGTGGTCAGCCCTAAATGGATCCATACTGCATCGTCTCCTTGTCCACATAAGCCATAGATTAAGTCCACTCTGATATTATTTTTAGCAATGCAGAACCTCATAAAAAACAAAAGCCAACATATTATTAAGATTTCTTGATGTTATAGAAGTGTCCAAAATGTTTCCAATGCACAATCAACGTCGGACTAAACACGGTGTGGATCTAATAATATTGAAACTTGGTGATCTAGGACATAGGTATATAAGATGAGTTTGTCATCAATTTATTATAAGTCCGCACAATAAAGAAAGTTTATGTTACCAAAGTACTGTCATGTCTGTTTTATTTTTAGGAAATTGTCTATTATTACTATCATTGGTTATCTGGAACTAGTTATTTATCAATTATCACATAAAGATAGTGTTGAATAAATCACAGTAGATGAACCATCAAcctcttcatataaatctacaTTGCGAGCTTCTAAAGGATGACTTACTGCCATGGCGAAGGAGGCTTGGATGCTCAGTCTCCTCTACTGTCGCATGCATTGCATGAGCAAGGTGTTACTCCATAAGTTGGTGAATTCTAGGTCATTGCTATCAACATAGCTTGGAGCCTTCATGGCCAGAGATGCAAAGTCCACTCGAAACCTGATATTTCTTCTGCCCGATTCAACATTGAGCTCAAACCTTCCACTAGTTTCAATAGGCTCCGCACCATGCCACGTTTCCCTTCACGCACCACAGAGTCTCATTGTCCGAGTGGCAGCACAACAGCCCTCCAAGCAAGCACAAGGCAGCCACACATCCTTCCACCTTGTGGGTCCCTGGGCTCATATATATATGGGAAGATCTCTCTATGTTCTGATCTTGGGATAGCAGTTACTTATCTGTTTGTGGCTTTGGAAAGACGGAATGAGGGCTCTTCCACTGTCCTATTCACAGAACTGCTGCCCTCCATCCATGGGGCTGCCCAACAACATCTCAGTTCTTAGGCCCAGCAGAAGCGCCACCAGGTTGGTGAAGGTTTGGGCTAAGACAGATGAGGGTGAAGGCAATGGAGAGGCCAAGAAGAGCAAGCAGTCCTTGTTTGAGAGTGTTACAGAAGCCCTTGACTTCTCGCAGGTCAGGTCCTCTGAGGATGCCCAGCTTCTGGAGGAGGCAAGGGAGGCCACCAGAGCTGGAGGACAGATGAACAGGCAACAGGTAGGAGTTATAAATAAGTAATCACTGCTTTGGTGGGTCGagaatttaattatttcaatgcGATAGTCATGATCGTTTTCTTGCAGTATGGTGCACTACGGAGAAAGATTGGTGGCACCTACAAAGATTTTTTCAAGTCCTATGTTGATGGTAATTTCTCCTGCCCTGCTATTGGCTCCCATGTCCTGTTTCCCTAAGATGGcaaaaaatattatatgattCTTGGTACAGAATTCAAATGTTGGAAACAAGTTCAATAAATTTACAGTATTTAACGAAACTTAGGAAAATGCATAAATAATAGGTGAGGTGTTAGGTCTGCAggaaggccaaaaaaaaaaaaaaaccatggatGTCTTTTTTTGGTCTCCCCCAAAGGATTTGGACTATACTGATGTTGGGTTGATATAGGCCATGTCCACCAAATAGACTCCTTAATCCACGACGCCAACAAAAAATCCGATCCAATCCTGCTAGATTTTCCAAATAGGCTCTGAAACATGATAAAATAAATGATTTGCTGATGATGGAAAACTAAAGAATAATTGAAAAACTTTGCAATATTTATGAATGCTTCCGGACTAGGTTTAGCAGGTCAACAACAACATTCTACTATTTCAATGTCGAATGATCAACAAAAATTTTGATCTTTCATGGCTACATATCTTCTCCTTACTAATTCTTGGCTTGGTTGA containing:
- the LOC103708882 gene encoding uncharacterized protein LOC103708882, which gives rise to MRALPLSYSQNCCPPSMGLPNNISVLRPSRSATRLVKVWAKTDEGEGNGEAKKSKQSLFESVTEALDFSQVRSSEDAQLLEEAREATRAGGQMNRQQYGALRRKIGGTYKDFFKSYVDVDGQYVEDGWVDKTCKVCKQDTRGEPRQVDNLGKYVHVACLEKSKSANFFSRLFSR